From the genome of Diabrotica virgifera virgifera chromosome 8, PGI_DIABVI_V3a:
atttagtaattttgcaaattttgtcaaaattggcaaaaaacaaaaaagttacgtactaaaatctttagccatttgcgtctgagtttagcgaaccgactatagacccgatcactcttcagaatctcgaaaaggaatgtttaaactttaatccaagttattggcatcCTTAAAaacactaatttaatataggtttttaagcctcgaaaatgcgtattttcgcattttttagattttaaatcgcctataactcgaaaactgtcaatttttgagaaaaatcacaagatacctttcttgtttagaatgacccaaaaaccctaaaaatatatttttttggagCAATataaggtgatcttatgtatttgtttaaaaaaattgtttaaacaatttctgcccaaaaattccgtccggcacccttcagatttgtttaaaggggacatttttgaatatgaatccacagagaaaccgaattagaaatgtttttcagacgggagcggtctcaccacatggactatatacTAAAAGCCACAGTTAGAATGCAGTGCAGGTAGCATAGGACAATGTATTTCTTACGGGAGAATGGCCGACCACGTGGCCAGTTTGCCCCGAGCGGCGCATCAGGACCGGTGATTTCTCAGTCTATCGCCAATCTACCACGCACCCACCACTGTGCCGACAAGAGCGGCATCGCTGTGCGTCGTAAGAGCAACGCTGCATTCTAACTGTGGCTTCTACTTTAGCATCTCTTGGATTGAGGTAATCTGGGCAATTTTTCATCTTGGTGGCTTCCCCGATAACActgataaaatttttaaatgtttcattCACTTCTTAAGTCAAATCTTAATACTTTTGTACCCCGTACGTGTAATATACACTGATGAActcactaataaccggcaaaataacgcaagagctggaaaacatattaagttgtgagataaaaagagatgaacctagtggaggtattaattttagcgatagtaacttatagattgccattatattgattgtttcccacctttagacgtatcggacgagttttgcaaataccactgtcacagtgacagttttagttgacatactcctctgatacgtgtaaagctgggaaacaatcaatataatgtcaatttatacgTTACTAACAACTcaactagttttatttcttttcatctcacaatttaatatgttttccatcttttgtgctattttgccggttattagcacgctcatcactgtataactgATTCATATACGGAGATTGAGAGCTCAAAATAGATAATTATAAGTTTGTGCAATCGTAGTTTGATTTTTCTACGTTCTTTTTTTAGAAATACATCGAAACGTTGGAAAAAGAAAGAGAACGATTGGAAACGGAGCTGGAGAACGTCATAGCCAAAGAAAACATACTAGAAGAAGACCTTACCGCTGCCAAAAATAAGATCGGTCAACTTTTAGAGAGTGGTCGAAAAGAAATCGTTTCGGAGGGGTACGGAGAAGCTGGCGTACATTCCCAaagtttaggtaatattttttttattgttatggGAGGGGaaagagcccaagcggggatttttgcagttactcgaacgcgtcagattatcacatcgggagaaaccttgtaccctgtaaatgtacctctaccatatattggctcttaatacaggggagttcgttaagggggatccGAAAAAagaatctatccttaaaaaactcgaaatcgtcagattaagataaggtaagttgagtacacgcaaaagagtgtatattttaaaaatctgacgatttgagcggggcgtaaggaaatgggtaagTCACAAAGTTTcccaaaaaagcgaatattttgcgaaatgaacgtcagatcgaaaaactaaaaaatacgtgttcaatatttttcaaaaatctatcgaatgataccaaacatgacctcCCCACGCAGAAGGATggggtgtaaatttaaaattttaaatacgaaccccgcgatatttcgcgaaaagaacatcagatcgaaaacctgtaaaatacacttatttcaatatttttgaaaaatctatcgaatggcaaaAAACACGACCCATCACGGGATGGGGTgaagggttactttaaaatcttaaataagagcccccaatttttattgcagatttggattctttacgtaaaaataagcaacttttatttgataCATTTTTTGACTGTATTTGACTTATGAAATATTATTGAAAGTTCTTAGATCTGCGCTGGTCAAGATCAAATATTGTTTGTAATATGTTAGGTCTACTACTTTTAAGTCATTTCCGCCTAAGTCGTGCAAATCTGGTACTTTCATTATAAAAATcacttaattttaaataatagatAAGGTAAGATATTAAATGTCGGTTAcgcttaagaaaaaaaaaaagttaacaaaagtgttaaaataacttttattgtATGATTAGCTTCTCATACAGATTTTATTGTATGATTAGTTTCTCATACATACTGTCTCTCGACAGAACACTCAGTTGATATGGTAATATAAAAGAAGGTAAAGGAACATGAAAATATACACCAAGGCTCTACACTCTACATTCGGATATATTTATTGAATTTCTAGTTCACTTCCTTCACTACCTTCACAATATACAAATTTACAAACATCAGTACAATATATTCCTTCAATATTATCCTGACTATAAATAGGTGTTTTAGGATGATAACTAATGCTAgagttaaacaatttttcggtAATATCGGCTAAATACTCACATTTCCACGTATTAAACGATATACCAATATAAGAAAGTTTCTTGCAATTGTTTAAAAGTCCGCCAAAATCTACATACTTCAAACCGTTATGATCTAACAACAGTTCCTTTAAATTTCTTAAAGACATGAACATATTTTTAACGCTCAAGCTAGAGATCAAGTTAAAAGACAAATCCAAAATTTCCAGGTTTGCTAAGTTTGAAAATATACCTATCTCAAAAGAATTGCGTGGTGGTTTAACCGAACCCATACTGTTTTTGCTCAGGTTTAATACTTTTAAATTATTGAGTTGATGAAAGACTCCAACGTCCATAATGGTTAAATGAGTTTCCGCCAGGTTTAACTCCAAAAGATTTTTGAGCCCATCGAAAAGACCTCTCTCTAATCTGCTTATTTCATTCTTTTGTAAATTCAGTCTTTCAAGGTTGACCAAAGTATTGAAGATGTTCACTGTAAGATTTTGTAACctgttgttttttaaattcagCTCTTTTAGAGCACCTAAACTTCGAAAAGCATTCGAGTCTATGGTAGTTAATTGATTCAGGCTTACGTCTAAAGTTTCTAGATGTACAAGTCCTGCATAAGTATCATTTTGTAAAGCAGAAAACTGGTTTTTGCTTAGATTAAGATACGTAAGAGCTTTCAGTCCTTTAAAACAAAAGGCTTCCAGTTCTTCAAGACCTATGTTGGACAAATCCAAGAGTTTCATCGAGTTGAAGTCACTGAAAGTATTTTCGTGCAAAACCTTATTGTTTTTGAACAAATTCTGAGCATCTAGATGTTCTAAATTGAAAAGGTCGTTTAGAGCACCAGTCTCAATGGTTCCTACAGACGAACCAGGCAAATAGAGCTCAGTTAAGCTAAACAAACCTCTAAAACAGTTCTTTTTTAATGTGTCAATGCTAGAATCTTTTAGTGTTAGTGTTTTTATGTAAACATTCGAAATACTATTGGCTTCCAAAGTACCGTTGATGGTTAAAACTACTTCGTTGAGGTTAATGTTGGTCAGCTTGTTTATAGATTTTATAGGATTGTGTGCTAAGTCTATTTTTGTTAATCGTTTGAAGGTGGACTTGGCAAACCAAGTATGCTCCACTGTTGTTATATTGTTATGAGTCAAATACAGTTCTTGAGCTCTAGGCAAATTATCGAACGCATTTGATTCTATCGTTGAAATGGTAATATTAGACAAATCcaaaacaaaaatatgatcgAGATTACTGACTGCCAAACTTTTTATAGTGTGTATGTTATTGCCCTGCAATTTTAAATCGTTTATGTGTAAACCAAACATATCTCTGTCcaaaattgttattttattataaCTCAAATCTTGAACTCTTAAATTTTGTAGCTTCAAAAAGGTTCCTGGATCTATTGTGTCTATGAGACAGTGCGACAGATTTATAGTTTTAATGTCTTTGCACCGAGCAAAAGTGTccttttttaagtgtttaataTAATTGAACGATAAATCTAAATTTTCGATATATACATCATCAAAAACACCTTGAAGATTGGCTATCCTGTTGTTACTTAAGTCTAACTCTTCTATGGTACTTTGACTAAAACTTTCTGATTGCAAAACTTGTATAACACAATAAGACATGTTAAGTTTTTTTATGTCTGAGTACAAAAAggtgtttttctttaaaatagttaTATAATTGAGACTTAAATCAAGCACAGAAAATTTCATGGCATTAAAATAGTTATCAGCTATGGATTGGATCGTGGAATCAGACAAATCTAAAGAGTAATAGGTAATATAATCCAAAAATTGCTTTAAGTCCAAAGTATCATTCGATAGAGTACGAAACTCGTTTTTTCTGAGTACTAAATTGCTAGAAACCATTAATTTGACTTGTGAAATGTTACTGAAAGTACTTAGATCTGCCGTATTGGCACAAATTTTTGTTAGGAATGTTTCTACCTTAGATCTGGCCAAGCTCAAGTATTGTTTGTGGTATGTTAGGTCTACTAGCTTTAAGTCATTTCCGCTTAAGTCTAGCACATCTGGTGCTATAGATAGCCTATGTTCGTCATAATGGGAAAAATTGTTGTAGCTTAAATTTAAGTGCTTAAGTTTTAttggtaaatagttattttcgTTGGCAAGTATAAAATTTATGCGGTTATTGCTTAGATTAATGTCAGGCACAGTTATTAGCTTTCCAAAATCAAGCGTTTTGATCTTGTTGAAGCTTAAATCGACATTGGATATAAGTGGAAAGTCAGTAAAATGAACGTCCAAAAAGGATATCTTGTTATTATTGAGTTTGATGATTGTTAATGATTTTGGCAGACTTTTTACAAAGCTTACATCTATCAAAAAGTTGAAACTTACATCTAGACTCTTCAAATTGTCAAAATCGTCGAAAGCTGAGTTGGAGATTCTTTTAACTGCGCTGTGGTGGATACTAACGTCATGTATGTTTGAGACTTGTGGTGGTCTGCGAAAACTTTTGATGGAAGGTATGTTGGAGTTTGATACTTCTATCCCAGACAAGTTTTGTTGATGCTGCTTCACTTTTTCGTTGAAATACTCCCTGTAGATGTCTTCTACACTTATgtttttacaagataaggtttctCCGTGTCGTATGCATTTAAACTGTGTAGTATGACGTATTTTGTGGGATATGATTGCAAGAATTAACAGTATTTTCACTAAATTGATCAACATTTTTATGCTgcacaaaaataatacaaactatTACCTATTAAGAATATATATATGGAACAATATAGATGTGCTAAAGGTGGTAATATGAATATGCAAAATTATAATACAATGGATGGATCTACAAGGTGAATATTAGTAATCACCAATATTTATCGAGCTAATTTAATTATTGTCTTATAGTCACTTACGAAAATAAATATTAGGTAGAATTGCTTcagaaataaatttaaataacaaaTACGGTGGAACACAAAAGTATGTTTCGTATCTTTAAGACAAGTGTTCTAGATTTAAGAGACTGTTATTCCATCAATATGGAACAACGGAGACactataagaaaaaatataacaataaatacagagagattaaccacgagataaggaagatgataaagcaggcaaaagaaaaacacttCGAAGAGAAACGCAAACAGATGGAGGACCTCCAAAAAAGATACGATCTATTTAACCTACATAATAAAGTCAAAGAattgcggaaatcctaaccgatctagtagcagcagcagaacaaATGGGGTTACATACAGTGAGCAcctaaaggttggaataaattcattttctcaagaatggacgattttggaaaaaaatcccgatacacgtaaatttttatttttaaattaagactttttggcatatatatcatactagagacgtcacccatctgggcgtgatgacgtcatcgataatttttttatatgagaataggggtcgtgtgatagcttatttgaaaggtaattcaattctctattcagtaatgtaaacattaacataattatttatacagggtgttttttttaattaaatttattgacataagaagaagaatgtaatttatttaattcaaaatacattttacagctctcaaaaaacagaaaaaatgtttatttgacaaataaacattgcttttcgcttaaattaaatatttaaactaTCAAGAGGCAGATAGGTGtgtgctttaatattgaatttaagcaaaaaacaatatttatttgtcagaGAAACATTGTTTTCTGATAGTAGTATTATAAtggattttgaattaaataagttacacacattcttctttttatgtcaataaaattaattaaaaaaaattgttctaataattaattgtataaataattatattaatgtttatattactgaatggagaattgagttACCTTTGaaatgacccctattctcatttaaaaagataatcgatgacgtcatcacgcccaaatgggtgacgtcactagtatgatatatatgccaaaaagtcataatttaaaaataaaaattgacctatttcggaatttttttccaaaatcgtccattcttgagaaaatgaatttactccaacatttacgtgctcactgtataaatcaaaataaagccaaattcatggcgactaacacaaacacaagagctggaaaggttgacgcagatctaatcatcaatgaccaaaacttcgaagcggtcaaagagttcatatatctagggacattgGTTatccccaataataacacatctgaggaaataaaaaggcgaataataattCAAACCAGTGTTATCATGGTCTATCGAAGTACttatctaacaaacgtctgtctcaaaaaactcgtattaggctgtatagaacattgatagtccccgttctcacatatggatcagaggcatttacgctaactaaaacagatgaatccgctctgtcgatttttgaaagaaaagtgctacgcaagatattcggagcagtctgtgagaacggaatatggaggcgtagatataactttgaactgcagaatatctacaagcatacgtttgatggaaaagatattatctctgtaattaagcgaaaccgcctgcagtgggcaggacatgtagcccaggcccctgaatcgaacatgataaaaaagattctaacagctcaacccgtgggaaaGAGAAGACGAGTAGACCAAcgttgaggtggatggacggggtaacacaagatgccgagaagatcggagtcggcaactggaaaatgcaaataagggacagaacagaatggcgtagaaagcttgagacgGTCGAGGCCCtttaagggctgtagcaccaagatgatgatgatgaataaagTCAAAGAAATGGTaggactaagaaaacaaaatctcaCTAGTGCACTTCTGGATAGATACAGGATTGGTATAACACAGACCGATTAGAAAGTACAACGCTGGGTAGAATACATCCAcgaactgttcgatgatgaaagaggggacctggaacacatagaactAACTTCAGGAAAAATAGGTTTAGAtattacaaaagaagaaataatacAAGCATTAAGAACAATAAAGAGCGGAAAAAACACTGGACCCGACATGCTCCCTATTGAACTACTAAAAATTATAGATGATCagcatattgatgttttagtgataagtactcttgaacaaaatttatagctcagaTCAACTACCGACTACACCATGTCTCTGTCTTTAAAAGTGTGAAACCAAGATAACTATTTGTTATATAAGTGACAAAGCCATTTTGTCCtatagaaggttatgtaagatttttgtttttttttatttttcttcttcttttatgacCTTGGGAGCTGTGCCCAGTTAGCCAGCAACATTTCTAACgcctaactaaacctaccatacaacaAGACAAACCTAATCGACCAATCAAGGATAAGGGAAGGGAAAGTGAATTTGGTTAAAAAGTAAACtgtcgttaaaatataaactaaataaataaaatataattagaaaacaataatttttcattatatttaacCTCCATGACAGATGTCAGTTGCCATTTTTACAATCTCGCCAAATTaatataataatgacgtcataaACTCGTCATTAAATCTAACTAATGAAATGCTCACCGTAATAGGAATCCATGTCAAAAAAATTTGAatattccctatatattttttcaaatttagaatatggcaacaaggggaaaattatgtgcattccttattgtttgactttttCTATACTATAGCTAATTTATCATTAATCAGTGGTTTTCAAAATAACAAATACCATTCTTGTCTGTGAGGGTCTTCCAAATCTTTTGATATACTTATCAATTAGTATTTACTAGAAACTTatcttatttaaattatttttgattgttttaattgttttattgaTTATTGGCTCCTGAAAGGGATGGTCTAGCAAGCAAGAGAGATTATATTATTTGTTTACCATTTACTGTGATTTGTTTACGAGTATATTAATCTGATTAGTTGTTTTATGTGAAAAATACTAGTATTCGTAAATTAGTTATCCTCGAGAGAACTtaatttagttatttattttgtttttactgttttatttttgttctgATATTTACTGCTTTCTGTGAAAAGATATCTTATTTgatgtaaataatattttatgtggaattaattaataatttagtgtTCTTGACATAATCAAACATGGTCAATATAAATTACCACGGTAagaattcttttaataattttttatccATTAATTTGAAGTAATTGGATAATATGCACTTTCATAACTGTTAGCAGATATTCTTCTTCTGctacttcttggagatctttcgatctgtttaatttTGAAGCTGCCTTTGGTTAATgtcctgggaggtagattgccaactatccctccatcttttaggtggtctttcgggggtcttgaaccgggcgggttgttttctagggcaatttttgggagtctattctcatccattcgtcttacatggttgtaccacatcctcttgcgctgccttcccatcttacaatatcttgaattttgcattgctctctaatgttTATATTTCTCACCctgtctcttcttgttttccccactATTTTTCTTAGGTTTTTTATTTCGGCAACTCTTAAcatctgtttcgttttgttggtgtcttcgcgcacttctatgccatatgtcatcggtcgtatgcaagtcttgtagattctaattttactatctgtgcgCATATACGGATTTGACCAGACTATCTTCCGCAGACaatgcagatgctttgttgatctgactccGCAGGTCATTACCTGTTCTATGGGGTTGTTCTAACTTACATCTGAGCGGATCTTTTGCTATTGTCATACATTTAGTGTTGTTGGTAGAAATGTTCATATTTAGTTGGCGGACTATTTGAAAGAACTGAAAGAGCTGTCTCTGAAGATCATCTTCTGATTCGGCAATAATTACTGCATCATATGCATAACACACCATACCAATTCTTTTGTTGCCCATTCTATATCCGAGATTAAGAgatgttactttgtttataattttgcatATGAGTAGGTTAAACAAGAACGGGGTTAAACTGTCGTCTTGTCTAATTCCTCCCGGTGTTGGAATATTTTCAGTGAATTGGTCTTCTGCTCTAACTTTGGTTGCGTTGTTTTTATTTAGGTTATGGACTATCTTTGTTATGCTGGTCggtgttttattttctattaatataTTTAGAATGTCCTGTCAAACGCCATCGTCAGATCAATGAAGCAAATATAAGCTGGCATGCCGAACtctttttcttttcaaaagtgaataactattttcaatttcgttgcaaaacgaaaatacaaccgcatcatattctagtcccatcagagagtgcagcaagcatctctaccggtttcgaaacttattagtctctcatcaggaggcacatatgctgctctctctgatccaaccaaaacaaaccccggcgtgcagtcacggattgcaacgaacgaaatggcatagatggcctagcggcaactgctagcaaaagactgcAGCGTGGAACTGTACCACGCtggatgggacgtgaattataaattgtaaaattccctcatcttccttagtctcagaatccgttatggcttgcaaattgtagaagcctcggaggtgtaaccagagaaggttcccattgttttcagtctggtgggatgtagaatagcattatgttgttttatatgccattagattgaaaacttagtctttttcttttgttttattataaatactgAGCAGATATTGTAAAAGTATTTATTCTCGCCACTACATATTCAGTCTCTCAGCTTGTTTCTTGTAATAATTCTTCTGAGTATTCTCATTTCTGCTGTTTGCAGCATTCTCATTCTTCTtcggctgtatcgggtcttgtttctgatgcttatgtcattattggtctcaCACTGGCCTTATATATTCCTGATTTCATCTCAGTTAATGTATCAGTTACGCCATATAACGTTATTAAAGCATCCTGCTAATCTTGTAACGTACCCCAAAAGAGGGTGTTATTTGTACAACGTAACAAGGGGATAGAAATTGgacaagatgttgatatgtcatataaggGGATGTTACACAACGAAATTTATAGCCACGATCTCAGACATCTAATGGGGTGTGGATTCTTAAGGGATGTTAATAGTGTACTCGTATtagcttaaaaaaaattaaagagatataaatcgaaataaggatataaaataaaaaaaataaaatattgggagCCACTGGTTACCTTAAGGAACCAAAAGTTCACAAAAtggaaatattaaaagaaaaatagatcgctacatcaaaataaaacaaaaacatagTCACACAGAAAATATAcatcatatacataatatacaaaatattataacgtaacttaccttaACGACTCTATACTATATTCTATACTCAGCCAgtttctttattgttcttacgattcaagagagaaggaaaagaaataataaatttgtagttagcaaattaaacattatttattaaaaaacaaaaaaaatgaatttgtgaTCTCTTGGTGTTACAAATGATAGAGATCGagattacaaaaaaataaaatagaaagttTACAAAATATACCTTGTTTATCAGTCCTGTTCTTCCTGTGGTTGTCCAGTCCAAGACGCGATTTCACTTCACTAAAGTCACAAAATTGATACAACAAAAGTACATCAGGTTATCCATAGTTCATTAAAAAAACTCCATATTTC
Proteins encoded in this window:
- the LOC114336224 gene encoding toll-like receptor 3, which produces MLINLVKILLILAIISHKIRHTTQFKCIRHGETLSCKNISVEDIYREYFNEKVKQHQQNLSGIEVSNSNIPSIKSFRRPPQVSNIHDVSIHHSAVKRISNSAFDDFDNLKSLDVSFNFLIDVSFVKSLPKSLTIIKLNNNKISFLDVHFTDFPLISNVDLSFNKIKTLDFGKLITVPDINLSNNRINFILANENNYLPIKLKHLNLSYNNFSHYDEHRLSIAPDVLDLSGNDLKLVDLTYHKQYLSLARSKVETFLTKICANTADLSTFSNISQVKLMVSSNLVLRKNEFRTLSNDTLDLKQFLDYITYYSLDLSDSTIQSIADNYFNAMKFSVLDLSLNYITILKKNTFLYSDIKKLNMSYCVIQVLQSESFSQSTIEELDLSNNRIANLQGVFDDVYIENLDLSFNYIKHLKKDTFARCKDIKTINLSHCLIDTIDPGTFLKLQNLRVQDLSYNKITILDRDMFGLHINDLKLQGNNIHTIKSLAVSNLDHIFVLDLSNITISTIESNAFDNLPRAQELYLTHNNITTVEHTWFAKSTFKRLTKIDLAHNPIKSINKLTNINLNEVVLTINGTLEANSISNVYIKTLTLKDSSIDTLKKNCFRGLFSLTELYLPGSSVGTIETGALNDLFNLEHLDAQNLFKNNKVLHENTFSDFNSMKLLDLSNIGLEELEAFCFKGLKALTYLNLSKNQFSALQNDTYAGLVHLETLDVSLNQLTTIDSNAFRSLGALKELNLKNNRLQNLTVNIFNTLVNLERLNLQKNEISRLERGLFDGLKNLLELNLAETHLTIMDVGVFHQLNNLKVLNLSKNSMGSVKPPRNSFEIGIFSNLANLEILDLSFNLISSLSVKNMFMSLRNLKELLLDHNGLKYVDFGGLLNNCKKLSYIGISFNTWKCEYLADITEKLFNSSISYHPKTPIYSQDNIEGIYCTDVCKFVYCEGSEGSELEIQ